From the genome of Argentina anserina chromosome 4, drPotAnse1.1, whole genome shotgun sequence, one region includes:
- the LOC126791779 gene encoding chloroplast envelope membrane protein, translated as MLSMVLCDNLILANNNSKRTFFSHKIGSAGQGQGQGQAQVQVQVGRGRRCSGFVANAGKRNRKWWQSFFFDEDGNWLGLKDDDMLAAEEGDDNNSYSSEAEKFEAWKTRAEAIVDLREAQQDMSNEENRKWEDWLAADSSNSNSSWEPVHSDDTPTETEAEKGVLYSLTDSLLGREDDDLLYEDRVFRYASLNSAKFLAVLIIIPCALDFVVHDYVLMPFLDRYVKTVPLAAEMLDVRRNQKLQMVDELKLERARFQLEMEIGKSPPLSDEEVWWELRHKALELRDEWRYENRRAFANIWSDMLFGISLFILLYCNQSKVALLKFTGYKIINNISDTGKAFLIILITDIFLGYHSESGWQTLLEIFVEHYGLQIDQSAITIFICLIPVIIDACVKLWLFKFLPRLSPKVANIFREMQRH; from the exons ATGTTGTCCATGGTCTTATGCGATAACTTGATTCTTGCTAACAACAACAGCAAGCGCACCTTTTTCTCCCACAAAATTGGTTCGGCCGGTCAGGGTCAGGGTCAGGGTCAAGCTCAAGTTCAAGTTCAAGTTGGTCGAGGCCGGAGGTGCAGTGGGTTCGTCGCCAATGCCGGAAAAAGAAACCGGAAATGGTGGCAGAGCTTCTTCTTCGACGAGGATGGGAATTGGCTTGGTTTGAAGGACGACGACATGTTGGCGGCGGAGGAGGGGGACGATAACAATTCCTACTCGTCGGAAGCTGAGAAATTTGAGGCGTGGAAGACGAGGGCGGAAGCAATCGTGGATTTGAGGGAAGCACAGCAAGATATGAGCAATGAGGAAAATCGCAAGTGGGAGGATTGGCTTGCCGCCGATTCCTCCAATTCCAATTCCTCATGGGAACCTGTGCATTCTGACGACACTCCTACCGAAACCGAAGCCGAAAAGGGTGTGCTTTACTCTCTCACCGACTCTCTTCTTGGGAGGGAAGATGATGACCTGCTCTATGAAGACCGTGTGTTCCGTTACGCCTCACTCAATTcg gCTAAATTTTTGGCGGTATTAATAATTATACCCTGCGCCTTGGATTTTGTGGTTCACGACTATGTTTTGATGCCTTTTCTCGATAG ATATGTGAAGACTGTGCCACTTGCAGCAGAAATGCTGGATGTCAGACGAAATCAGAAGCTTCAAATGGTTGATGAATTAAAACTTGAGAGAGCAAGATTTCAGCTCGAAATGGAGATCGGTAAATCTCCCCCACTCTCTGATGAGGAGGTCTGGTGGGAGTTGCGTCATAAAGC ATTAGAGCTGAGAGATGAATGGAGATATGAAAATCGAAGAGCATTTGCCAACATATGGTCAGATATGTTATTTGGGATCTCATTATTCATTCTTTTGTACTGCAACCAGAGTAAA GTAGCTTTGCTGAAATTTACAGGCTACAAgataataaataatatttcAGATACTGGGAAGGCATTTCTAATTATACTCATTACAGATATTTTTTTAGG GTATCATTCTGAGTCTGGTTGGCAGACTTTGTTAGAGATTTTTGTTGAGCATTATGGGCTTCAGATTGATCAATCAGCTATAACCATTTTCATCTGCTTGATTCCAGTTATCATTGACGCATGCGTGAAACTTTGG CTGTTTAAGTTCCTTCCAAGATTATCGCCAAAGGTGGCAAATATATTCCGGGAGATGCAGCGTCACTAG